A window of Bos mutus isolate GX-2022 chromosome 3, NWIPB_WYAK_1.1, whole genome shotgun sequence genomic DNA:
aaaatttgtggtaACAGTTGGACTGTGAGTAAAGCAGGTCAGATTTTAAGTGGACTGAGAATTCAGAGTCGTGGATCTCCCTTCTCTGGCACTGTATCTcgtctttctcctctttctagaAATAGACTGTTTCTAGTCCCTGAGTTACATAAAAGAATGCCATGGAAACCTCTTTCCTAGCCTGCAATAAATATGAATTTACTGATATGCTCTCTCAAAGCAGAGAAGTACATTTAGAAGACCTCCAAATATCACTGTGATCTAAAGCAAGAATTCAAATAATGAGGAGAGTATACATATAGTAGTCAGCAGAACAAATCAAAGAAGCTCGTCACTGCAACCACTGACTGACGGttcttgcttctgttctttttttcagaaTCAAAAAGACCCTCTGGCCGTGGACAAAATAATGAAGGACCTGGACCAGTGTCGAGATGGCAAAGTGGGCTTCCAGAGCTTCTTTTCGCTAATCGCTGGGCTCACCATCGCATGCAATGACTATTTTGTAGTACACATGAAGCAGAAGGGGAAGAAGTAGGCAGCATTGAGCAATTACTCCCACCCTGATAAGAATTCTCATAAAGGGTCACTTAAGGACTCTGTCCCACAGCTTCCCCTGTATAAGGATTTCTGAGCATATGGGACCCAtagaaaatgtacaaataaaatCCAACTCCATTttgagaagcagagaaagaaaagtcaatTAAAGCCAGAtaagcttttgatttttatattgcTTGCATCCTCTTGCTCTCAATAAACAAATTCCTTTTTTAGTTCTGAATTACAGACAGAATGCTTATTCCTTCTTCAGAAATGCTTTTTCCTACATGTCCTTGAGCATCTGGCATGAGGCAGAGCTCTTTCCACAGAACCTGCAAGATGAGAAAGCATTCTCCACTCAGACTTGCAGTCTAATTTCTCAAATTGACCTGCCCTGTAGCTGTGTCTAGCTGAAGGACAAAACCTTCAAGGATTAAAAGAATGCACTTCAGGAATATATTCCAACTTTATAATTTCTGAGCATAGTCCTGCCCAGTTAAATCAGTGCTTTTCCAACCAGCACTCTCTGTATGCCTGAAATATCTTTAGTCCATTTTTCATAGCAATGTTTCAGCAAACTAGGGTAAAAATAAGTCCATAAGACAACGAATTAAAATCAGAGACTAGTGTGATACCTCAGGAACAATATCACATTAACATTTTTTGAGTTGTCATAAGATGCCATGATTATATTGTGATGTCAAGAATTAACGTAGCCAAGATTTATATAATAGGGTAGTGCTGTTTTGTTGAAATTGATATGCCAGTACTTATGTCTTGATAAACAGCAAAGTGTTTCTCCTAAtcctttctgtgtctgtgacAAGCTTCAGCAGATATGCGTTCCATAGGTATTATTAAATAGCTAtacttattaataatataatattctttATGGAAAGATGAGGTATGAATTGGCACATGAAATTGTACCAATTAAACAGTTCAATCAACATAATTCTGGGAAAAAGTTCAATGTAAGGTCATCCACTATCACCAGGAAAAGCATGTAAAGGGAACAGGATAGTCCAAAACTATCTTTGGTGAAAGGATATCTGTAATAAAATCAAGGTCAAAGGTCAAAttccaacattttattttgtctcaGCCAATAAATGAACAAGATAAGACAATGGATAGCTTTGCAGCTACAGAGTTATGTCAGCAGGTTTACAAAGAGGGATTTACTACAAGATACTAAATGGAAGAGGGGAGATGGCTAGCTAAGGAACTGACTCCAGGAGTGATTCCCAAATCCGTGCCATAGATCGGGGCCACCGAGGGAGCTGCTTAGCTCAGGaagctgcctgctgagctgggaagCCATGGCTAAAGCTAGCTGCTCCAGAACCACACAACCGTGGCTCCACACGACCACACATGGCTCTTTCCACACATGACTTGGTTCCCACATCCAAGTCTCAAAGAAGTGGATCTAATTAGCAGAACCTCAATCCCATCAAAACCCAAACTGCAAGGGAATCTGGGAAATAAAGCTTTATATTTTCCAATCTCTACACACTAGGAATTGGCATGCTAGTCCACTACATCTGCCACAGTGACAATTCTGAATTCTAAGAGAAGTCTTCCAACCTGTagtttaaagatgcttgctccaagCAAACCACAGAGCTACAGGGAATAGAGAAGCACAATGGGCCCTTCCCAGCAAAGCAAACTCACCGTGAGAATGTGTATCAGCCTGGATTTACCCTTTCAGTTTATACCACTTGCCTCTGGGGCCAACTGTTTACTGGGCATTATAAAACTGGTGTTCCGTTTGCAAATGGGCAGGTGAAACCAGCACAGAGATAATATGGGCTTAGATGTCCCCCAATCTATAGCAAGCTTTCACACTCTAAGCCTCTTTACCTGAAAAGAGAACTATGCCAGCAGAGAGGGctctggggctgggagaggaggtATCATTCATCTTCACAGTGGATTTGTAGGTTCAAAAAAATCTCTAAAGCAATGCATTCTTCCCAGAAGATGGCCTCAGAAACTCTGGCATTCAGAAAAGTGCCAGGAAATCATCTGGGTCACTATATTTGGGGTGTGTGTTTATGAGGGGAGGACTGGAAGGGAAAAGTTTTCTTCACTTTAGCCCCACTACTCAAAGCACTTAGTAGGGAGCTAGGACAGGGAAAATTTTAAGGCTATTCATAGTTTGAAATCCTACATGGCTCTCCATGCCAACAAAAACACAGGGCTCTCACAATCTGACCTGCTGAAACAGCTATCCAGGCTTTCGGGGCCACAGCCTAATGGCTCCCAGAGGCAAAGCTGCAATTGTGCCAACAGCCATCAGAAGGAACTATCTGGAAAATTCCCCTCATTCTGCCACACAGCAAAGCTGTAAAAGCAGATCCCGCCCCTCTCCACACCCAGTTGTGAAGGAAGAATGGATAGCAGTACAGAAAGCCAGTTTCAAACATGCTGCAGAGCTGACCCTGAAAAAGACCTCATGTTCTCTCTTAACCCCTGATCATAAGCCAATTACCTGTGGTTTCCTACTTTTCTACTCATCTCAGTGGGAGACCAAGGGCAAGTATATAAACCTCTCTCTCAATCTGACCAATCGAAAGTGATTGTTCCGGTACCTTCTCTGGCTCTTTAACCACAGAGGAATAGTTGTGAATAGAAATGCAGTCATTTGGCAAACATTCATGAGGGCTACTATATGAACGACACCAGGCAATGTTCTGTGGTAGATACAAAGAAGCAGCATGGCCTGCTCAGGGAGATTGTAATCCTGTTAAAGTAAAcagataaaacagacaaaaagttCAAGATTGGCAAAGGTGAGATGTGATGGACGCCCTTGGTCACTTTTGGTAAATGTAATTTATACAAATTCTAGAAGAGGCAAAAGTTGGCAGAAGGCACCAGGATCCTCTGATGTGTTTTATTAGATCCAATATTTCTATTCTTAACCATTTCTCATAACAAAGTAATCAAAGATAGTGACAAAAATTCATATGCAAAGGTATATAATGCAGCATTCTTTAGTTAAAACCCCAATATAACCTCCACATCCAGCAATACAGTTTTGGTTAAATAAGTATAGATGTACACGGAATATGATATGACTCAGGAAAACCATGACTGAAGAATACTAAATAAGTTGGAGAATTGCCTATGGAAAGTAAAGCAGACAGTAATACTGGTATATAATGGGATTCTTCCCTTTTTAACATATGTCTATCAGCACACACTCACAGAAAAAGACCAAAGGAAATATACCCACCTGTGTTTTAATTTCCAAGGTAGGAGTTACTGGCTAGGGAAATTGTTGTCTCCAGAAAGAAGTTTATGAGGTTATTTTAACTTTCCTCTCTATACCCTGCTACGTTATCTAAATTTCCTACAACAATTCTACTTTTATAATCTGGGAAAcaaaattctaaataatatttttaaaaagagcatgtGTATTTATTGAGGGTCTACTATGAGTCAAGATGTGTATGAGATACTTCTCAAGCAGTATCTTACTTAGCCCTCATAATAACCCTGTTAAGGTAATAAatagccattttacagatggaaaaatcaAGACTCAACTAACTCCCTCAGAGTCCCACAGTAAGTTACAATATCAAGATTTGAATTCAGATAttgtccttctttcttccttccttccttccttcctctttattCTGCAGCTGTATCAAGGTGCTGTTTCAGTAAATTAAATATCACACATGTTATAATATTCAAAGGAGTAAGAGATCATTGTGGGCTCGGCAAGATTAGTCAGAGAAGGTTTTGTATAAGAGATAGGATCTTATCTGGTCTTCAAAGACTAGAAGAAATTTGGATAATAACATTCTTAGTACAACCCAGACTCTGTTCTAcggctactgctactgctaagtgccttataaatattaactcactgtgatccctgggtcgggaagatcccctggagaaggaaatggcaacccactccagtattcttgcctgggaaatcccatggacagaggaacctggtgggctacagtccatggggttgcaaagagccagacatgaccaagcacacacacatacacacacacatcccaactTATGAGGCAGGTGCTATTACTTTACAGGTGGTTTGACAAACTGGTAAGTGGTAGAGACAGAATTTGAATCTAGACCATCTAAGGTTTTAACCACTCCTTCTGTTGCATCTCCAGACATGGCAGTGATAGCACAAAGAAACACCCAAACACCCGGGAGGCCATGCATAGTCCAGCAGGCCTAGAATCGAGGGTATCACGTGAGAAAGTACACATAGGTAGCACCGGAAAGGTAGGGAGTGATAAGTGAATGACAACTGCGAAATACTAAATGATATGAGAAGTGTGGTGGGTGAGGTCACTGCATTAAAAACTCCACAAATCTAAGGTCTGAGTTATGTCTACTCCTTTGGGAGACAGGGATGAGCCTGTTGTTTAAAAGGAGGTAATCAGCAGAAAATGTGTTCTTAAGAATGTTCCACTTtcctccagctctcacattccaGTCACATTCCAGTTTACAAAAGATAAAGCAGGCTGGGGATtcttacttatctttctctaGCTCTGAgaacagaggaggaaggaaaaaaattgagCTCTGACATGTCACGCCAAAACCAAGAGTGTGAGTGAATGAGTGTTGTGTGcttattcgtgtctgactctttgcgaccccatggactgtagcccaccaggctcctctgttcatgggattatccaggcaagaatactggagtgggttgccatttccttctgcagggaatcttcccaacccagagatcaaacctacctttcctatgtctcctgcactggcaggtgtattATTAGGTttggtttgttggtttgtttgtttgtttgtttactactgagccacctgggaagccaaaactAAGAGAGGGAGATGATCAAGATGATGGAATCATAAGGTCTGGGTGAGAAAGGTACCTCCATAGAACATGAAGTCACCTTGTTTCCCACCAAAATTCCCATTTATCTGAAAAACGGTATGTTCACTCTGACTGCAGCTATCCAATATTTTTTTAGGGCAAAGTCTGGAAGAggttatataaaagtaaaaatagccTGTTATTAAAGTTTTAATGTTTTTACATCATCCTTTCAATAAGATTGACCAAAAGTGGAAAAATAATATCAATTAACTCTCCGGACACAGAACTTGGACTGCTCAATGTAAAAATCCTATTTGTCACATTATGCACAGCAGCTAATCAATGACTAGCCCTTGCATTGTGGGTTCTTCCTGCAAAGGTTCAGCCTGTTCCTTTCAAGCTCTTCTAGGCACATCCATCAAGGCTCTGATGAGCATTAATAGCACTTAGCCTCAAGCCTGTTTTtctagaaggaggagagagatgaTTCAGCTTTGGTCTCTACAGGGAGGACTCTGTTCTGCCCTACCCCATACTGGATGAGTCAGCACACAAGAGCCCAGTTTCTTGACCTTCTtacaaattttacaaatattGAAATTTCCTTTCAACGATGTGATTTAAAgcacttctgctgctaagtcgcttcagtcgtgtccaactctgtgcgaccccatagacggcagcccaccaggctgccccatccctgggattctccaggcaagaacactggagtgggttgccatttccttctccaatgcataaaagtgaaaagtgaaagtgaagttgctcagtcgtgttcgactcttagcgaccccatggactgcagcctaccaggcttctccgtccataggattttccaggcaagagtactggagtgggatgccattgccttctccgttaaagcACTTCAGGAAATagtaaatgacaaagaaaatgtggtccCTGGCCTACAGAGTTTACAGATTGGTGGGGTAAGCACTGTTCATATCAGAGCAATAAGACAGTGTGtgagtgctgtgtgcttagtccctcagtcatgtccgactgtttgcgacccattggactgtagcccaccaggctcctctgtccatggggttttccaggcaagaatactggagtcagggatcgaacctacgcctcttgtgtctcctgcactgcaggcggatttgGTGGTTAGCTCTGAGGGCTAGGGGTGTCATGGAGGAAGCACTTTGGCCAGAAAGGACTGAGAGGAAGATCCGTTTGAGGCAAGGAAGgctgggaagagcagagaagaggACACAGAAAACGAGGAAAAGGCAAGAAggagcagtgagaagcctggcgggGCTGTGACCTGGGACGGGAGTGCTGTCAGACGGAGCAGGGCATGGACCTCCTCACCGCTAACAGGGTTGGGGGTCGCTGGTAGGATTGATCAAGGTGTGAAAGCAAGGGAGTGGTATTTCCGCACAATTGATGTGACACAAATGACAGATGTGGGAGAGACCAGAGACCTGCTGATTAATAGTCTACTACTCACTGGACTGTCATGAAAAACTGAGGAAGATCTCAGTGAGCTGATGTGGAATGGTCTCAAAGACACAGTATTAGAGCAAAAAAGTACCGAACAATGTACGTCTGTCTGTCTATATGTCTATTAAATGACCATTTGTGGAGAAATAACAGGGGAGAATATATGCATAAAACTACTTAAATATGCAAAAAACATATCCAAAAAGAATATACAAGAAACTGATGAAACTGGATACTTTCCAGAAAGAACAGGATGGCTAGGGGAGCAGGAACTGGGAAGGAGAATATTTATGTGTTCTTTTGCATCATTAGAACTTGAGTCCATGTAGAGATACAaagaattaattattaattaattaattaattagttaaaaaatatttcaaagaacttTCTTATCTTTAGTAAACTTCTATTGTTCTAATAATCAAagcttaatattattttttaaggtgTTAAGTGCATATTGTAATAATCAGAGTAAGATTTGTTAAAGAGTAAGTCTAGTATACTTGAGGCAAGAATGTAAGAATGAGGTGGATGCACATAGATAGAAGGACATCAAAATCGAGGATGGGTATTGGAATTGAAGAAGAATTTATTCTTCAAAAGCCACTCTTCACATTGTATACATACAATGAACAGCAGGTGATTAGGATCCATTAaggatcccctggtggctcagatggtaaaaaatctgcccacaattcaggagaccccagtttgatccctgggtgggggagatcctacggaggaggaaatggctaaccaaccaaatattcttgcctgaaaaattccatggacagaggagcccaatgggctatagtgcatggaatcacaaacagtcagacacaactgagtgactaatactttcacttttcactttcaaggatcCCCTTAACCTGTGCTTCTTCACACTATGGCCAGGGATTTTGGGTGAAGGTAAATGACAAAGTTTCTTCAAGTTATAGCAtagggactttcctagtggcccagtggttagcactccatgattccactgcaggggacacaagtttgatacctggttggagaactaagatcctgcaggctgcacAGAATGGTCAAAAAATTGTAATATGTCATAGCTTAAGTAGGGAGCACTCTTCTGGAGTGCCCACTTCACTTAATGgtgtcatttaaatttttttaaatgttaaaacagAGCATCATTATAAAACACAGGACTTCTAAGAAAATTTCCTTCCACAGGGTGTTCCTTTGGAtaccctcccaacacacacagacacacacacacacacacacacacacaggtgttcaCTTTCCTCTGCTGTGACCAGCACTTTGGAGGACTTGCTTGAGAAATCTATGTTGAGCAGCCAGGCTCACCCCAAGTAATACAAACACCTCCACATGGCAGTCTTTCAGATGTTTACACCCCTTCTGTCATTAGACCTCCACCATTTGCCCTGACCCTCTAGGCTCATCAATCTCCCATCTCCACCATCTCTGACTTCTTTGTTTATGCTCTTATTTACGGCCTGCTCCAGCTTTATGACTGGGGCAAACCCACCCTCTGCATGATACCAACTCTGATTTCCTTCCTTAACATAGATTCTTCCTAATCTGTGTTTTCTCAGACCACCCTGTAAAATCTAGAACCTTCTACAAGACTGCAGCTTCCTAGGGAGCACCACCCCCTCTAGGCATTCTCAGATGGCAGATAGAGGggccagaacacacacacaaaaagtcttttaaaaatgtaacaggactcaggacttccctggtggtctagtggttaacaatctgccttccagtgcagaggacaagggttcaatccctggtctggataCTAAGGTCTTCCTTACAATgaagaacctgtgctccacagctaagacctgacacagccaaataaataaataaaaatgcaacagaACTCAATGACTGATTAAAATGGACACAAAATAGAAGTATTAGATGCACCTTCAAAATCTATGCAAGCTTAACCCGTTGGGGCTGGGGGCTAGGGTGGCAGACTTTCAAAAGAAGCCCAGTTACAACAAATCATTATATAGAAGCATTTGTCTAAACCACATCCTTACTTGGACCTGCCATTAGCCCATCAGCTTTGCACATTTCCTGCTGGGATCTGTCAGCAACACAGGGGTCAGGTGTGTGACCTAGGCACTCCTATGCCTTCCACTTACACTTTATGAACCATGTTTTGTCTTCTTATCCCTCCTTCACTGGCCTCCAACTCTCAGTCTGGTTCTGCCTTTTCATCACTGACTACTCATCATAGTGGGAACAGCAAGAGGAAGGGTCAAAGGAACTGCTTAAGTGGACAGAAGATGGAGCAGTCCATTGACAACACCCCAGAAGCCTAGGGGAGGGGCTTGCAAAGGCTGTGATGAGAATGCTTGGGAGGTACTTGATATAGTACTTAATTTGGGGGCTCTGGAGTCAAGTAGAACTGAG
This region includes:
- the S100A10 gene encoding protein S100-A10, which gives rise to MPSQMEHAMETMMFTFHKFAGDKGYLTKEDLRVLMEKEFPGFLENQKDPLAVDKIMKDLDQCRDGKVGFQSFFSLIAGLTIACNDYFVVHMKQKGKK